The Coffea arabica cultivar ET-39 chromosome 8e, Coffea Arabica ET-39 HiFi, whole genome shotgun sequence genome window below encodes:
- the LOC113704777 gene encoding zinc finger BED domain-containing protein RICESLEEPER 2-like — MSSSPYNSHQGSSTSPIMDPSNEDVILVGGEEEDDEMHEDVDIEILAENKETNEAKPFQKKSRTLKSKVWSDMDREPQTDGSIKVTCKHCKEVWKMNASGTTTTYTRHLKNCLQKKLVDEGNKRMQQQVLSFTTETPSDGMTSITNFRYDHAKVRELASHMVLAYEYPFAMLDHEIFNKFMKAVSPYYIKISRQTVKKDCISTYELEKKKLMSLLKGVSKISITTDLWKSNQKIQYMVVTGHFIDFNWVLQKRVLNFCNVPPPHTGVIIADALNKCFNEWGIENKIYSITVDNASYNDVCVRRLKDDFLLRKQLNVGGKYFHVRCCAHILNLLVQDGLSQIGEVIDIVREGIKYLNYSESRLIEFSKIKKQLRLSPRKLILDCPTRWNGTYLMLASAVEFKDVFGRYADIDLGFHYVPSEYDWMRVEEVCQFLGIFHEITNMISGSEYPTANIFLPELYRIKELLNEKSVNPSSHIRAMAASMASKFDKYWGESNILLSLGAILDPRYKMVLIDYAFPIIYGSEAAPIYIAEIKEVLNDLYNEYVSSFTPCSAEDVQLPKRRKAEISHACSSTSMVVEEIGKNVLTGKAKFEMHVSSQEEMPPEESELDIYLSEKRCSGATSANLDVLSWWRQERWRFRVLSKLAADILAIPVTTVASESTFSAGGRVIDDRRASMSVDTVQMLLCANNWVRNLHGLSKSHLKESSIVDDFKAYEEVILPD, encoded by the exons ATGTCAAGCTCCCCTTATAATTCACATCAAGGCTCTTCCACAAGTCCTATTATGGATCCTAGCAATGAAGATGTGATACTTGTTGGTGgtgaagaggaagatgatgagATGCATGAAGATGTTGACATTGAAATACTTGCtgaaaacaaggaaacaaatgagGCTAAACCATTTCAAAAAAAGAGTAGAACGTTGAAGTCTAAAGTATGGAGTGACATGGATCGAGAACCTCAAACTGATGGATCAATTAAAGTGACATGTAAACATTGCAAAGAGGTATGGAAGATGAATGCTAGTGGCACAACAACAACTTACACTAGGCATTTGAAGAATTGTCTACAAAAGAAACTAGTAGATGAGGGGAACAAAAGGATGCAACAACAAGTTCTTTCCTTCACAACAGAAACACCATCGGATGGCATGACCTCAATAACAAACTTTAGATATGATCATGCTAAGGTACGGGAACTTGCATCCCATATGGTTTTGGCATATGAATACCCTTTTGCAATGTTGGATCATGAAATTTTTAATAAGTTCATGAAAGCTGTTTCTCCATATTATATAAAGATTAGTAGGCAAACTGTGAAGAAAGACTGCATTTCTACTTATgaattggaaaagaagaagcTGATGTCATTGCTAAAGGGGGTCAGTAAAATCAGTATCACAACAGATTTGTggaaatcaaatcaaaaaattcaatatatGGTTGTAACTGGGCACTTTATTGATTTCAATTGGGTGCTACAAAAGCGTGTGTTGAATTTTTGTAATGTCCCTCCCCCACATACTGGAGTTATTATAGCTGATGCTCTTAACAAGTGTTTTAATGAATGGGGCATAGAGAACAAAATTTATAGTATTACCGTGGATAATGCTTCGTACAATGATGTGTGTGTTAGGAGGCTGAAAGATGACTTTTTGTTGAGAAAACAATTAAATGTTGGGGGAAAATACTTTCATGTTCGTTGCTGTGCACATATACTTAATCTTTTGGTGCAGGATGGTCTTAGTCAAATTGGAGAAGTGATTGATATTGTTAGGGAGGGGATTAAGTACCTAAATTATTCTGAGTCCCGCCTCATTGAATTCAGCAAGATAAAGAAACAGCTTCGTTTATCTCCAAGAAAGTTGATTCTAGATTGTCCAACACGTTGGAATGGGACATATTTGATGTTAGCTTCAGCTGTAGAATTTAAAGATGTGTTTGGGAGATATGCAGACATTGATCTTGGCTTTCATTATGTTCCTAGTGAATATGATTGGATGAGAGTTGAAGAAGTGTGtcaatttttgggtatttttcaTGAAATAACTAATATGATTTCTGGAAGTGAATATCCAACTGCCAACATTTTCCTACCTGAGCTTTATAGAATCAAGGAGCTTCTGAATGAAAAATCTGTTAATCCTTCTAGCCATATAAGGGCTATGGCTGCAAGCATGGCTTCGAAATTTGATAAATATTGGGGTGAAAGTAATATTCTGCTTTCTTTGGGTGCAATTTTAGATCCAAGATATAAAATGGTACTCATTGACTATGCCTTTCCAATTATTTATGGTAGCGAAGCAGCTCCCATATACATTGCTGAAATAAAAGAGGTTTTGAATGACCTTTATAATGAGTATGTTTCTTCATTCACTCCATGTTCTGCTGAGGATGTGCAGTTGCCAAAACGCAGAAAAGCTGAAATTAGTCATGCTTGTAGTTCAACTTCTATGGTGGtagaagaaattggaaaaaatgtGTTAACTGGAAAAGCTAAGTTTGAAATGCATGTGAGTAGCCAAGAAGAAATGCCACCAGAAGAATCTGAATTAGATATTTATTTGAGTGAAAAGAGATGCAGTGGTGCTACGAGTGCAAATTTGGATGTCTTGAGTTGGTGGAGACAGGAAAGATGGAGATTTCGGGTGCTGTCAAAATTGGCTGCTGACATATTAGCTATTCCAGTTACTACTGTAGCTTCGGAGTCTACTTTTAGCGCTGGTGGGAGAGTCATTGATGATCGTCGTGCTTCCATGTCTGTTGACACAGTACAAATGTTACTTTGCGCTAATAATTGGGTTCGAAATTTGCATGGCCTTTCAAAAAGTCATTTAAAG GAATCATCAATTGTTGATGACTTCAAGGCATATGAAGAAGTTATACTTCCAGATTGA
- the LOC113703537 gene encoding premnaspirodiene oxygenase → MTMDTPFNWIASFIFLAFILTLGKKWMKSKTVNATQKLPPGPKKIPFIGNLHNLLGSLPHHALAKLAKKYGDLMHLQLGEVSAVVVSSPHSAKEILKTHDHVFADRPEILVGKIICYDSSSIAFSQYGDYWRQMRKICAMELLSAKSVRSFGSIRQDDVLHLISSIQGSTIGGQPINLTEEISSFTSSMICRAACGKVFRERITLIKLMKEVLSRTSGFDISDLFPSQKILHRLSWMKPTLQKLHHKIDVILESVINEHIENLARSKTVNGEFGQEDLIDVLLRIKESGDLQFPITNKTIKAILFDMFTGGTETSATLVEWAMSEMIRNPKVMSKAQNEIRKAFLGKEKIEEMDTEGLRYLKLVIKETLRLHPPLPLLVPMECRRQCEIDGYIIPSKTRVFVNAWAIQRDPKYWDDPESFKPERFHNNPVDFTGTQFEYLPFGGGRRICPGISFGLANVELPLAQLLYNFDWKLPGGINSNGLDMTETCGITAPRKNKLCLVATLYDPTA, encoded by the exons ATGACGATGGATACCCCCTTCAATTGGATTGCTTCCTTCATTTTCCTTGCCTTCATTTTAACTTTAGGAAAGAAATGGATGAAATCCAAAACAGTAAATGCTACCCAGAAGCTGCCACCAGGTCCAAAGAAGATACCTTTCATTGGAAATTTGCATAATTTGCTGGGTTCATTACCCCATCATGCTCTCGCAAAGTTAGCTAAAAAGTATGGTGATCTGATGCATCTACAGCTTGGTGAAGTATCAGCTGTCGTGGTGTCATCGCCACATTCGGCAAAAGAGATTCTGAAAACTCATGATCATGTCTTTGCAGACAGGCCGGAAATCCTAGTTGGCAAGATCATATGCTATGACAGTTCAAGCATTGCATTCTCTCAATACGGAGACTATTGGAGACAAATGCGGAAAATATGCGCCATGGAACTACTTAGTGCCAAAAGTGTTCGATCATTTGGCTCTATTAGGCAAGATGATGTTTTGCATCTGATTTCATCTATTCAGGGTTCCACTATTGGTGGACAACCAATCAATTTGACTGAAGAAATTTCCTCATTCACAAGTTCCATGATTTGCAGAGCAGCATGCGGAAAAGTCTTTAGAGAACGAATTACGCTCATAAAATTAATGAAGGAAGTATTGTCCCGAACGAGTGGGTTTGACATCTCTGATCTGTTCCCATCCCAGAAGATTCTCCACCGTCTAAGTTGGATGAAGCCCACATTGCAGAAGCTGCACCACAAGATTGATGTGATTTTGGAAAGCGTAATCAATGAGCATATTGAGAACTTAGCAAGATCGAAAACGGTGAATGGCGAGTTCGGCCAAGAAGATCTAATTGATGTCCTATTAAGGATTAAAGAAAGTGGTGACCTTCAATTTCCAATTACCAACAAAACAATCAAGGCTATACTGTTT GATATGTTCACGGGGGGAACTGAAACTTCGGCCACATTGGTTGAATGGGCTATGTCTGAGATGATAAGAAATCCAAAAGTGATGTCCAAGGCACAGAACGAGATTAGAAAAGCCTTCTtgggaaaggaaaaaattgaagaGATGGATACTGAAGGTCTAAGATATCTTAAGTTAGTGATTAAAGAAACTCTAAGATTACACCCTCCTCTGCCTCTGTTGGTTCCCATGGAATGCAGGAGGCAATGTGAAATAGATGGATATATCATCCCTAGCAAAACAAGAGTCTTCGTTAATGCTTGGGCAATCCAAAGAGATCCTAAGTACTGGGATGATCCGGAGAGTTTTAAGCCAGAGAGATTCCACAACAATCCAGTTGATTTCACAGGAACACAGTTTGAATATCTACCATTTGGTGGAGGAAGGCGAATTTGTCCAGGAATTTCATTTGGTTTAGCCAATGTGGAGCTTCCTTTAGCTCAACTGCTGTACAACTTCGACTGGAAACTCCCGGGTGGTATCAACTCCAATGGCTTAGACATGACGGAGACCTGCGGAATAACAGCACCAAGAAAAAACAAACTTTGCTTGGTTGCCACCTTGTATGATCCAACCGCTTGA